The following are encoded in a window of Candidatus Zixiibacteriota bacterium genomic DNA:
- a CDS encoding GNAT family N-acetyltransferase produces MVQIKTERLLLRDFEADDWHAVYSYMSDPAHTEYYHIPVGGEENVRRLINEFIEWSGESPRQKYQLAIVLPEDGRVVGTVGLRVQNPELGEADLGVGLDPSEWSQGYAVEAATRMLEFGFDELKLHRVLAECIAENDAACKLVDRLGMREEGRFKNRRWMHDRWWDSLLFAILDSEWRERKE; encoded by the coding sequence ATGGTGCAGATCAAAACAGAACGATTGTTGCTCCGGGATTTTGAGGCTGATGACTGGCATGCAGTCTATTCGTATATGTCCGACCCGGCGCATACGGAATACTATCATATTCCGGTTGGTGGTGAGGAGAATGTCCGCAGGCTGATAAATGAGTTCATTGAATGGAGCGGTGAATCACCTCGCCAGAAATACCAGTTGGCAATAGTCCTGCCCGAAGATGGTCGTGTCGTAGGCACGGTTGGCCTGCGTGTGCAGAATCCGGAACTTGGCGAGGCCGACCTCGGCGTCGGTCTGGACCCATCGGAATGGAGCCAGGGCTATGCTGTCGAAGCGGCAACCAGAATGCTGGAATTCGGATTCGATGAACTGAAGTTGCACAGAGTCCTTGCGGAATGTATCGCCGAGAACGACGCTGCATGCAAACTCGTGGATCGTCTGGGGATGAGGGAAGAGGGACGGTTCAAGAATCGCCGCTGGATGCATGACAGATGGTGGGACTCGCTGCTGTTCGCAATCCTCGATTCCGAATGGCGAGAAAGAAAGGAATAG
- a CDS encoding tyrosine phenol-lyase, whose amino-acid sequence MSNTEKRKSWAEPFKIKMVELLRMTTRDERVKAIKEAGYNTFLLKSDDVYIDLLTDSGTSAMSDRQWSGMMMGDEAYAGSRNFYHLEEAVRKYYGYKYLVPTHQGRGAEHIISRIMIKKGDFIPGNMYFTTTRLHQELAGGGFVDVIVDEAHDPTNQHPFKGNVDISKLDRLLEKVGKEKIPYLSIATAVNMAGGQPISLENLKKVREWSLKHGIPIIHDATRVAENAYFIKKRESGCQDKSVAQIVRELCDLTDGCTMSAKKDAMVNIGGFLAVNDPDLFDQARNMVVIYEGLHTYGGMAGRDMEAVAIGLGESVDHEHIRARVEQVMYLGGKLLDAGVPIVEPIGSHAVFLDAKRFLPHVPQNEFPAQVLAAELYVEAGIRSMERGVVSAGRDPETGDHRYPKLELVRLTIPRRVYTQAHMDVTAEAVIELYENRDRIKGLKMVYEPKYLRFFQARFEPI is encoded by the coding sequence TATCAAAGAAGCTGGCTACAATACATTTCTTCTGAAATCTGATGATGTCTATATCGATCTTCTGACTGATTCCGGAACGTCGGCCATGTCTGATCGCCAGTGGTCTGGGATGATGATGGGTGATGAGGCTTACGCGGGCAGCCGCAATTTCTATCATCTTGAGGAAGCAGTCCGGAAATACTATGGATATAAGTATCTGGTCCCTACGCATCAGGGAAGGGGCGCGGAGCACATAATTTCACGAATCATGATCAAGAAGGGTGATTTCATACCGGGCAATATGTATTTCACCACGACGCGTCTGCATCAAGAGCTCGCGGGCGGCGGTTTTGTTGACGTGATTGTCGATGAGGCTCATGATCCGACGAACCAGCATCCTTTTAAAGGCAATGTTGATATATCGAAGCTGGACAGGCTTCTGGAGAAAGTCGGCAAAGAGAAGATTCCATATCTATCGATAGCAACCGCGGTGAATATGGCGGGCGGACAGCCGATCAGCCTCGAGAATCTGAAGAAAGTCCGAGAGTGGTCGCTTAAGCATGGCATACCGATTATTCATGATGCTACACGTGTCGCTGAGAATGCGTACTTCATCAAGAAGCGCGAGTCAGGCTGCCAGGACAAGTCGGTCGCGCAAATTGTCAGAGAACTTTGCGATCTTACCGATGGCTGCACAATGTCAGCTAAGAAAGATGCGATGGTGAACATCGGCGGATTCCTGGCGGTCAACGACCCGGACTTATTCGATCAGGCTCGAAATATGGTCGTCATATATGAAGGACTTCACACGTACGGCGGGATGGCTGGCCGTGATATGGAAGCCGTCGCAATCGGTCTTGGCGAATCCGTGGATCACGAACACATTCGGGCGCGTGTCGAACAGGTAATGTATTTGGGAGGCAAGTTGCTCGATGCAGGAGTACCGATCGTAGAACCGATTGGAAGCCACGCAGTGTTTCTTGACGCGAAGAGATTTCTTCCGCATGTGCCGCAGAATGAATTTCCGGCGCAGGTGCTTGCCGCGGAATTGTATGTCGAAGCTGGAATCAGATCGATGGAGCGCGGAGTTGTCTCGGCAGGCCGCGATCCGGAGACCGGAGATCACCGCTATCCGAAGCTTGAGTTGGTGCGGTTGACGATCCCGAGGCGTGTCTATACGCAGGCGCATATGGATGTTACTGCAGAGGCGGTAATCGAGCTATACGAGAACCGTGACAGGATCAAGGGCCTTAAGATGGTTTATGAGCCGAAGTATCTCCGATTCTTCCAGGCAAGATTCGAGCCGATCTAA